A segment of the Triticum urartu cultivar G1812 chromosome 1, Tu2.1, whole genome shotgun sequence genome:
CATCCtactccttctccgcctcgtcagcaagggcggaagagacccgccgccacTTCGGCTGCTCCGGCGCATCATAGTCCTCCTCctcgtaagcaaggaaagaagacagccgcagccgctccgtctgctccggcgtctagcagtacatccagaggcgggaggcaatacagattcggtccttctctgaagactccagagaagttaccatacaaGAGGACCCCGGAGGAAAACGAGAAGATCGTGCGAGatgaagtgaggaacttctttgaaggggtgaaagcaaagaaacatccacctccgaaggagaagatagatccggtgaaagcgaagcgcactgtGGAAGCCCTGAagaaaccaccaaagtctccgccgaaaggcaactatgagcgcattattgaaAGGTCATTTATccaagcggagcggtcgggaagtactgtcagtgatcaaaggttagcggaacgacgagctgggaaaaaaattgcccagctcggcgaacaagcgaaccaatcatcccccccgctcaaggtgtctagcgatatcgtcgctaatgattcggggatggtgcccggttataacaatcttgaagattacctgcccgacgatgtacattatgaattCTTGGAGGTGAACGagcacagatacgagtacgggaagcctctcgtcaaagatgaaaggtCTCTAACAACAATGAagcgaagattccatgattggtccatggaaacctgcagagagtctggggggacgAATACTTTTACactgagagttaaagaggagcatgacctcgttggaactaatctgttgaatgttccatttgaggaattcttccagtttttcaatcaaagggccctcgataaattaacggtcacttgctactgtctgtaagtactacttctgtcattaagtctctatatataggtTAGCtatttcattgcatgtatttataattaccctcactatattatgcagattgaagatcgccgaattgaagaaaagacaaatcggtgatattgggttcattaacccaAATATCATAGATGCATATTCGGTTGAGTTTCATAAAAAAGATACcaaggccaacttgctacgatcgttggtattaaatcaaaacaaagctataatactctttccttacaacttcaagtcaGTGTTACtttcttgtgcatattcggtttcccttattagtcgaggttatagtaatgtaattgatgagttatgcatgcatgcgcaggttccactatattctcctagagattaagctcgagcagggactagtaaccatCTTAGACTCGAGAtgaaaagatcccaaggagtatgcggacatgactgaaattctcgagaagtaagttaaatcgatcattatcgcaccatatcggcaactttgttcacttcctgatatcaagtaattgttttctttgtctggcagggtttggaaaaaattcacctcaaaagctccgggactgccgaagaagctgcaatttaaaCACCTAaaagtaagtactactagcatgttccgcgcatctcctagtgattcaaatgctagtttcatcaataccatttagcatgcttgcttatcagtttgattgacctccatttcttgtaaagtggttgtggcaggaagccgggaataattactgtggatactacgtttgcgagtcaatccgccacacgacctgtgagcggggctacactaaaaaacaatatgaagtgcgtaagaaATAATATTCAGAATTTTACTTTATTACCGtcttttgtgttgagtttcattcattcatatatatgtattgaaccccttcttcaaattagatgtttcggatgcgggatgaactcctagcactagatcgcatgcgaggaattcaagaggaattggcggcattctttcttgaccgcGTGATCGATAAAGACGGAGAATATTATGTGGACCCTgtgttcatatataattaggggattatattgtaagagatcttatattgtatatatgtagccagtagcgtcggatagatatacgaaaacttgttgttcgacaaATCTCTCGGTGAAGGagaggtcgatatcacttctctctgtatgcatatgttcatgacgatcttctgtttccttcattttTGCCTACTTACTAGCGTGTCGAGTgctctctatacgtatagtacgtagcgtcgaccaagcacggagataagagaggacacttctctctattaattaattagctaccaaacacaatatatgaaacaccttaaTTAACCATACAAAACCCCCAAATCCCCCCCCCTCCTTCagaaaaaataaaacaaaaaaccTAGCCCATGAACAGCTGAcacgtggatgcctattggtcccggttggtgccaccaactgggaccaaagggCCCCCTGCCTGGGCTGGCCGCAGCGGCCACGTgaaggcccatctgtcccggttcgtgtaagaaccgggactaaaggccaaAGGCATTAGTAACGACCTTTTAGTCCCAGTTCCAAAACCGGGACagaaggcccttacgaaccgggacaaatggccctttttctactagtggatgtcctagtgtgaggacttagtcatgaggccaacgcatctatgtggtagcttgagaggggttgaacggaatcgagagacgcaacacacaagacaaggatttagacaacTTCTAGCCccggaaacatcatccggtaatagccctacatgctgtttgtggctaggtcgcattatgctcatgagggagacgccgcataagccggctctcctctagttgtgtctagccttaGCTATTACCTCCTATCCCttttggggtgccctgcccctccttatatatgttgaagggcgAATTACATGACTAGTTCTAGTAGGatcaggattactctattacaagtgcagtcctagtcttgcttcttTTGTAAGgaaatattccttatgccttttcTCTTAAGCCGGCTCACCATAATACGAGACGGCCTTCCATTAATCGCCCGTTGGGCTACCTGGTATTGTCGCTCCTTTGACCCGCTTTCCGGGTTATCAATGAGTCACTAGACCCAGCCGGGTCATCGgtgagtggagagatccgggcAGGTCACTTCGTGAGTCGTCAAGTTAGGGTGGGTTACTAGTGAGTCTctaagtccggccgggtcatacttcTGGCCAGGTcataccacggggtatatccccgacaataTCCCAAGAGCATGCACAAGATCACTACTAATGATGTTGTTGTGGCTACCTCCATCGATGACCACCTTGCGGTTTTTGTCATTGATCTTGCAAATGGATTGGAACACATTTTATCGCTGTCCCTTCTCAACAATAGGAGCATCATCATGGGCCACTTGTGAACCATGATATTAACACTATCTCCTCCATCTGAACTAAGAGGTGCTCTCGTCTCAAAAGTACAATATTTTGCATCTTTCTTCTCGGATTTAGACATGTCACTTGATTCATCGGGGACATATCCATCATTTGTGAGCAGCACCTTCTTCAAATTAGGACAATCCTTCTTGAAGTGACCTCTACCCTTGCATGTGTGGCTCTGAATATTACTAATGCGAGTGACAGGAGTATTGGAAGATTCAACCTTTGATTCATTAGCTTCTTTTGCAGTCATCTTGTTGTGTGAGTGAAAATCTGTAGCAACGCTTCCATCTACTTCTCGTTGAACTAAAGCTCTCCAAGTACTTGATGTATAGGTTTGGCTATGATTTTGGCGATACTTCAGCTGTTGCTCTACACGAATAGCTTGATGCACAAGTTCTTGCAAATCTTCATATGTAACCATCTCTATCCTTTCTTGCACTTCTTCATTCAGCCCATGAAAGAATCTTGACATTGTAGCCTCCTCTGGCTCATTCACTACTGTCCTAATCATCAAAATCTGCATCTCTTTATAATACCCATCAACACTAGAGTTACCTTGGCACAACCGCTGGAGTCGATTATACAAGGTTCTTGTGAAATGTTCAGGAACAAAATGCCTCCATAACAGATTTTTCATTTGCACCCATGTCTCCGGATGAACTCCAGCATGACATAATTGGTTCCACCAAATCAAAGCATATCCGGTAGACTCAATGGATGCATATCGTACCTTCTCCTCCTCTGTATAGCAGTGGCTATCAAACATCTGATCCACACGCATCTCCCACTCCAAATAATCATCAGGCTCAATTTTCCCATTGAACGATGGTATAGCAAGTTTGAAGTTACCAATCCCATCATCTTCATGGTCACGATGGGCACGCCCATGACCTCTTCCTCCCACAACTAAGCCTTATTGGCCTTCTCCGCAACGATCATGATGAGCACGTCATGGTCGCGACTCGTAGTAGTTTCGAGCATCATTGGAGTGGTCACTCCAATGCTCCCCATAGTGGCCTCGCTGTATGGGGAGTTGCCGATGCCGACCCCGTCCAGCAAGCCCATCTCATGGTGGAGACGGTGGCGCCCAAGTAGCACCTCGCTGGTCGTGGCGAGCATGCCGAGGTGGTGCAGCGTAGTAGCTATGAGCATCGCCCGGGTAGACGTGGATGTGCTCTCCATGCCCTTCCTCAAGGTGGCGTTGGCCCTGTTGTTCAAGGAGTTGTCGATGTCGACCCTATGCAGCAAGCTAATGATGGACAAATGGATTGTGTATTACAAAGATAGATGAAGCGATACCTTTGACATGCCTTTAACCCTTTGTGCAACACGAAATGTTCTTTTCTGGTCCATTACATTTGAAAACCTTGTCACTCAACAATATCCTTCCATCATGTGCACTTTGTAAAAGAAGTTCATATCAAATTCATCAAGTCAATCTGTACAACCTACTGAAATGTGTTGTCTGAATTAATGCACTTGTCTTAGAGAACCACTCTTCTGAATTTGGACAACCTTTGCTGCACAATTTTTTTATTTCCTTAGAAATTCCAAATTGTTTTCGGTTCACACCTATTTATATCTCTCAGCATGTCATCTATCTGAGTTTCAGCTCCGCAAGTTGGGCCACTTCATTTCATCCATAGTAAGAGGATATGTGATCACAATGGGCTATTTTGAccccgacccccccccccccccaatatGTCTATGGATACATATGAACGTGTTGGAGCCGTGCAGCCCCCATTTGTTTGCCCGAGCAACCACACCCCCCATTTCCAAAACCTCAATTCCATACAAAAGCATGCAACCTAGATTTCATCATACATAGTTCATACAAAATGGAGATAAAAAAGAATGACAAACTACATAAGAAAAGAAAATTGTAATTGAACAACTACAAACTACCCTACTCATCGGAGGAGAGCTCGATGACCCCCTTGCTGAAGCCGTTGGCCTACTGGTCGTTAGTGTTGGGGCGAATCGAGGGCTTATCCTCGTAGTCGAGGTCCTCCATGAAGAGCTACTCCCGCTTGACGTCATGGAGGAGTCTCATCCAGCAATTTGCCGCCACCAATCTCTCATCCTGAAGGGACGCGAGGATGGTGTTGTTCTTGGCGATGAGGTTGGGGTCGGACGCGAGTCAAGATGGCAACAGGGACGAAACCCATCAGGTTTTGCCTTCCCAAACCCATCCCCACGAGAAAATCGCAAAGCCCGTCCCATCCCCATCACCTGCGCAGGGCTAGCTTTTTGCCCGTCCCCTAAACACATCGGGTTTTCTAAACCCACGGGGAATCCACAGGGAAATCGGCATATTTAAGCAAACATAAGGACTGGAGATCTACCGCTTAGAATTAGAACTCTACCACTTGTGCTAAATGTTGATTCTGAGGCAACCGTACTGACCGGAGTTGCAAAAATATCACGTCCTATCAGCCTCAAAGTTGGATAGCATGTTACACCAAATTTCCACCAATCTAACACACTAAATTTATCTTTGGACAATGGAACTAGCTCATCATTCAAGGAATGGTCTAGCTCAGATTTCATCCTAAAAGATGTTGGCCATTTTTTAGCAACACATTCATTGAAGAGTGAACATGAGGACTAGAGCTTGCAAAGAAGATAATGAGCAAGATGGCTgtccatgatcatcatcactcTCAAGATTGTACTCCTCGAATATGCTTATTGTAGTATTTTGACGGGGAAGGCGAGTTTCGGGTTTGGGTATTGTGGAAATGGGTTTGAACCCATGAAACATGTCGGGTTTTATACTTTACCCAACAGCAGCCTCGCGGGGTTAAAAAGACTCCCATCCCCGTCCCCTAATAGGGTAAAAACCTGCGGGGTTGCGGGTTTCGGGGCCCCATTGCCATCTTGAGACGCAAGGGATGTTGCGTCCATGCACTCGGCCTCGAGCCGTGCGTCTGCGTGAGGTGCTCTGCCTCCTCGGCTTGGGTAACGCGGAATTGCTCATGCGCTTCCTCCATCGAGAGGAGGCAGATGTCGTCGCCCCCAGATGTGGTGGCGGGGTCAACCTCCATGTCCTCCTCCGAGCTCTGCTCTGGAGAGCTTGGTTGTCCGGCCGCAATGTGGACCGTGCGTAGCACGTGGTAGTTGCCTCTTCGGCAGCGAGCTCTGTGTAGCACTCCAAAGTGAGCGTCTTGTAGTGGGTGACCTTGCGGATCATGGAAGACAGTGAGCTCGTACACGGACTGGGATGCAGTGGCGAAGCGGATGTGAGGGGAAAAAGAGGGGAATgtgggcggctagggtttggccCTCGACGTATGGATATATTTAATAGCTGGGGCTAGGCTCCTTGGGCGGCATGATTGGGCCACGAATGCGGGCAGGAAAACCGGTGAGCTTCCGGACAGATTGCTAGGTTTTACGTGGGTCCGGACTGTCAGTTTGCTGGCGGTGCATCTTTGTGATTCATGCTGTCACTAGTGaggagacgtgggggcagagcaGTAGACACGATGCTGGAGATATGGAGTGACTTGATCCTATTTGTAAAGCTTGTCTGTTTGATTTGTGCCGTGTTAGTCGCTCGCTCTCCTTTTTTGCGATGGATGTTCGTTGCTGGCTGGTTACCAAGAGTCCTGAATTCTGTGCAACTGTTTTGTTTGATTTGTGCTGTGTTAGTTGCTCGCTTGATCCTATTTGTAAAGCTTATCTGTTTGATTTGTTCTCAGCTGACTGATGGACAGTGCAACAGTTTTTCCTTTGGCGGTGAACCCATTATTACCTGGCAGCATCGTCTTGTAGATGGATTGCGTCATTTGTGAGTCGTGATGTGATGCAATAGTGGATAAAACAGTACATTAAGAGCCTGTTCAGATCTGCTCCCGGGCGCCGAATGCACCAACTTCATGGAGTCAAAAGAGCGGAGCGGAACAGCATGCAGCTCATTTTCACGGAGTGGCTAAAACCGAGCTCCACGGCCAAAAATACTGGGGCAGATTTGGTGGAATGGAGAGATTCCGAACAGGCTCTAAGTCACCTCTGTTTAATTAACAGATTTCCTGGTACTCCAGACATTGGAGCGCTGCATGATAATATTGTGTAGATGCTCACAAGTTCCTGGTACTCTATTCAGCCCAACTTGATCATATACTTGTTGTTTTCAAAAAATGGAGCATCACCTGCGTCTTTTAACTTATCATCATGGACAGTACTGTACTAGCCAACCAGGACTTTTATAATTGCTAGCCCATGAATTGCAATATAACAAGGCCGAGTTGAAAGTCCAAGCAGAATTGTTCCTGGGGAAGCTAAATCATGACAAAGGGGTTGTTTGCAATGAAATTATACAGGCCATTGATGCTTCAGTGGGAGGTGTGTATTTTGTTTCTGGGCATGGTGGTACACGCAAGACTTTTGCTTCATTATATTTTTTTATTCAAATACGGCACTCCATTGACTAAATAACATCAGTACGTAGAGTCTCCAGGATGCAATCCGGGGTTACATTGCGGTAGACAGAGCTAACAGAGTGCTCAGAATAGCGAGCCAGAGTATGTACCGAGACATTTGACAAACGATTAACATGAATAAAACAACACTCAAGGAAACCAGTCGCAATTTTCTTAATGTCGCTGACCAGGATGCCGACTTTGGAGCGGTCTTGAACAGACGACTGGATTCGTTGAACAACAGAGAGACAATCAGAAGCCACAGTTACCTTTGTGAAGCCCTCTTCCTGAGCAAGGGTCACAGCACGACGGGTCACCAAAGCTTCAGCAATTTCAGGCGTAACAAATCCCAGAAGTCGCTCGTTGCAAGCAAACAAGCAGTTGCCGTTGTGGTCTCGGATCGTTACACCAACCCCCATCCGACGTGAAGCTTGGAACAATGCAGCGTCAACATTAATGACGACTGTTCCTGCTGGCGGTGGAGTCCATCTTAAACCTGAAGAAGAGGAATCACACCTAGAAGCATTCCCAGTCCTGAAACAATACTGTACTAGCCACAGGCCTAAGACTTTTCAAGTGTGTTCCTAGGAATGCAAGGTCTTATTCGGATTGTGACTATATCCAGGTCCACTGATTCGGTTGGGTGATGCTAATTAACTTGATGGTCCTTAATTTTTGAACTCCATGGAAGCTAATAATTTTGCACTCCATAAAATGGATTTCAAGGTCTTCTAAGGAATATATCAGTCCCTTGATCTGTGCATTGATACCTGCTTGCTCATTAAAAGACCAGGTGAAAGAGTCCTTGAAGGGGAGATATTGACAGGATCTTGCATTTACGTTGATGCTGCCAACTTTGATTTTGTTATAATATGAAACTAAAAAACAGGTCCTAGTTTTCAGTAACAGATAATAAAATTAGAAGCAAAAATAGGTTCGCTCACGGGTGATCAAATCCTACTTGTCATTATTTTTCTTAAAATTTAATTCTCAATGTGCTGATAACTAGGACCCACAAGTTATAGGGGAGCGCTGGCAAGTGAGGTCTACCTTCATCTTGCCTCAGTTCATCTAATTAAGCAGGTGCGACTCAAATTAAACCCTTCATCTTACCTCAGTTCATCTTCTGCTCAGACGTACAACTAACCACCCAGCAATTCATCACGAAAGCACAGTACACCTCCAAAGCACAAATATATATATTACGATCTGAAGCCGGCTCACTATGCAAGCCCCGGTAGACTGGTACGAATGTAGATCAATGACGATAGCCTAAATATTAGGCGATGGGAGGTGGCAGTGTCTCCCACACATCCAGCAAGTTGTCCTCATGATGCACCGGGAAGAGACGGTCGCCCCCAACCGAGAAGTCGGCAATGGCGCCACCGCCTTGGCTCCCACGCAGCGCCAGCCTCAGGCGGTCATGATTTGGGCCGCCATACACCGAGATGCTGTCATCCTTGGACGCTAAGAGCAGTCCGCCGTGCACGGCGAGCTTCGGATAGCACGTCGGGGTCGTCGCGTTACAATATGTCCACGGCTCCTGGACAGAGCCCCGAGAACGGATGTCGAGGAACCCGAGATCATGGTCCTGGCTGATCAAGCGGACCGACCTCTCGTCCTCCATCACGACGGCATCGGCAACACGCCTTTCGTTCCATCTCCGGCTGCCGGCAGACCATGACCACACAACACTCATATCCCGGAAATCCACCAGAGTGATGGAAGACGGCGAGAAAGCATCTTTCGGTGAGCACGCCTTGACAGCCATGAGGGCGTTGGTGCTTGCCAGCCACTGAAGCTTGCTGGCGTCGGTCAGAGCGTCGACATACTTCGGGTCAAAGAAAGAGCTTGTCTGTTCGCCGGTGATGCAGTCCCAAACACCGATGCCGTAGCCAATTCCTTGAGTTATGCCCGAGTTGTTGCAGCTAGCAAAGACGTTTGTTTGCTGGTCAAAGGCCAGCGCCCTCGCGTTAAAAAGCGGAGCCGTCTTCTTGCCCTCGTGcgctatgcggaagtggtgacTCAGATTGCCGGTTGTTAGTTGGAAAGAAGGGATTGCATGCATCGATAATTCATTGATCGTGTGCATGACGCACATATATAGGTACAAGGTGGACCGGCCTCTATTTGTCTCTCAAGATGTACAAATATacaagggggagagagagatacAACGGTATAAATACAGACCCAAGTCCTATACACGTGCGGTAGACAACGTACGCTCAACACCCCCCCGCAGTCGAAGCGTCGCCGGAGACACAGAGACTGGACCGAAACTCCTCAAAGGCTGGGGTCGGTAGTCCCTTAGTCATGATATCGGCAAACTACTGAGTGGTAGGAACGTGCAGAACACGAACCTTCCCAAGAGCCACCTGCTCACGTACGAAGTGAATGTCGAGCTCAA
Coding sequences within it:
- the LOC125538462 gene encoding BTB/POZ domain-containing protein At4g30940-like; this encodes MCTPQPAAGRIRLNVGGQVFETTADTLTGAGEGTMLAAMLEPCWNAGATGGVPEYFIDRDPACFASLLDMLRTGELHVPSAIPERMLFQEASYYGLLDHVRAARIGELNLYRVRLAASVPPGRRPVACPAVRAAPDGGCCVKHDPIVRVYNRMLEERQPQTNVFASCNNSGITQGIGYGIGVWDCITGEQTSSFFDPKYVDALTDASKLQWLASTNALMAVKACSPKDAFSPSSITLVDFRDMSVVWSWSAGSRRWNERRVADAVVMEDERSVRLISQDHDLGFLDIRSRGSVQEPWTYCNATTPTCYPKLAVHGGLLLASKDDSISVYGGPNHDRLRLALRGSQGGGAIADFSVGGDRLFPVHHEDNLLDVWETLPPPIA